In one Gossypium hirsutum isolate 1008001.06 chromosome D09, Gossypium_hirsutum_v2.1, whole genome shotgun sequence genomic region, the following are encoded:
- the LOC107892218 gene encoding pectate lyase, producing MGSSTFSYIFHILFISLLVPNLASSSPVQDPEFVVDEVHKSINASRRNLGYLSCGTGNPIDDCWRCDPNWEKNRQRLADCAIGFGKHAMGGKNGRIYVITDAGDDDPVNPRPGTLRHAVIQDEPLWIIFKRDMVITLKQELLMNSFKTIDGRGASVHISGGPCITIHYVSNIIIHGIHIHDCKPGGSTIIRDSPHHAGHWTPSDGDGVSIFGSKNIWVDHCSLSNCHDGLIDVIHGSTAVTISNNYMTHHDKVMLLGHSDSYMQDKNMQVTVAFNHFGEGLIQRMPRCRLGYFHVVNNDYTHWEMYAIGGSANPTINSQGNRFLAPNDRSKKEVTKHENAPESEWKRWNWRSEGDLMLNGAFFRQTGASGASSTFSRASSLSARPSSLVGTMTMTAGALKCRRGSHC from the exons ATGGGATCGTCAACATTTTCATATATCTTTCACATTCTCTTCATTTCCCTCCTTGTTCCAAATCTAGCTTCTTCCTCGCCAGTTCAAGATCCTGAATTTGTTGTTGATGAAGTTCACAA GAGTATCAATGCTTCGAGGAGGAACTTGGGTTACTTGTCATGTGGAACAGGAAATCCCATTGATGATTGTTGGAGGTGTGATCCGAACTGGGAGAAGAACCGGCAAAGGTTAGCCGATTGCGCGATTGGGTTCGGGAAGCATGCCATGGGAGGCAAAAATGGTCGAATCTATGTTATTACGGATGCCGGCGATGACGACCCGGTGAACCCTAGGCCGGGTACTTTAAGGCATGCTGTGATTCAAGACGAGCCATTGTGGATTATTTTCAAGAGAGATATGGTGATTACGTTGAAACAAGAATTGTTGATGAACTCTTTCAAGACAATAGACGGTCGAGGTGCGAGCGTTCACATATCGGGTGGACCATGCATCACCATCCATTATGTGTCGAACATCATAATCCATGGCATCCACATACATGATTGTAAACCCGGGGGTAGTACAATTATAAGAGACTCTCCCCATCATGCAGGGCATTGGACTCCATCGGACGGTGATGGTGTCTCAATCTTTGGCAGCAAGAATATATGGGTTGACCATTGTTCATTGTCGAATTGTCATGATGGACTCATCGATGTCATCCATGGATCCACCGCCGTGACTATATCAAACAACTACATGACCCATCATGATAAAGTCATGCTTTTGGGCCACAGTGATTCCTATATGCAAGATAAAAACATGCAAGTCACTGTTGCCTTTAACCATTTCGGGGAAGGTCTAATTCAAAGAATGCCAAGGTGTAGACTTGGATATTTCCATGTGGTGAACAACGATTACACCCATTGGGAAATGTACGCCATTGGTGGCAGTGCAAACCCTACTATCAACAGCCAAGGAAACAGGTTTCTAGCACCCAATGATAGATCAAAGAAAGAG GTGACCAAGCATGAGAATGCACCAGAGAGTGAATGGAAACGCTGGAACTGGAGATCCGAAGGAGACTTGATGTTGAATGGAGCCTTTTTCAGGCAAACCGGTGCTTCTGGTGCATCTTCAACCTTTTCTAGGGCTTCGAGCCTTAGTGCTAGACCATCTTCTCTTGTGGGTACAATGACAATGACTGCTGGCGCACTCAAATGTAGAAGGGGTTCCCACTGCTAG